A genomic window from Pantoea phytobeneficialis includes:
- a CDS encoding cytochrome b: MKHVGYFHPALRVIHWLMAAAIVAMLFIGVAMVATVSSLHSLLVTIHKPLGLMILVLVVVRLWLRFTTVTPALPSTIPAWQRGMAHLSHWALYAMMLIQPLIGWGMLSAAGVPIALGGKWLLPPILPVNNDWYAILRPLHTLVALMLFITVLLHLAAALFHALVLRDGVFASMSGSRRR; the protein is encoded by the coding sequence ATGAAACATGTCGGTTATTTTCACCCTGCGCTGCGCGTGATCCATTGGTTAATGGCGGCGGCGATTGTGGCGATGCTGTTTATTGGCGTGGCGATGGTTGCCACCGTGTCGTCACTGCATAGCCTGCTGGTGACAATCCATAAACCATTAGGCCTGATGATTCTGGTGTTGGTGGTGGTGCGACTGTGGTTACGCTTCACTACCGTCACTCCGGCACTGCCCTCAACCATACCCGCCTGGCAACGTGGCATGGCGCACCTTTCGCACTGGGCGCTGTATGCCATGATGCTGATTCAGCCGTTGATCGGCTGGGGGATGCTGTCTGCGGCGGGAGTGCCGATCGCTTTAGGGGGGAAATGGCTACTGCCGCCGATTTTGCCGGTGAATAATGATTGGTATGCCATACTGCGTCCTTTGCACACTCTGGTGGCGCTGATGTTGTTTATCACCGTGCTGCTGCACCTGGCCGCCGCGTTGTTTCATGCCCTGGTGTTGCGCGATGGGGTTTTTGCCAGCATGTCTGGCTCCCGCAGACGCTAA
- a CDS encoding catalase family peroxidase — translation MIPTPLSTGQKTLRLLLIGLVPLVILVLFLWAGGWLTPERLTSDKLVSVLQQAGGEHPGYRRNHAKGICVIGTFASNGNASALSRAALFAPGDTPVTGRFAIAGGNPSAPDYAVPVRSMALAFQQKDGEQWRTGMNAMPLFPVATPEGFYALQTATLPDPATGKPDPQKLGAFVEKYPEFKAFLAWAKQYVPSSSWASDRFNSLNAFRFIDKTGAAHLVRWSMVPHAAYQAISAADKNNKDFLQQDLQQRLNQGPLEWDLVITVAQPGDDGSNATKVWPADRQTINAGTLVLTRAVPQQQGPCNDINYDPLILPDGIAASDDPLLNARSAAYAKSYNLRTHEQAQQTGTHL, via the coding sequence ATGATTCCAACTCCACTTTCCACTGGTCAGAAGACGCTACGCTTGTTGCTAATCGGCCTGGTTCCACTGGTTATACTCGTGTTGTTTTTATGGGCGGGAGGCTGGCTGACGCCAGAGCGACTGACTTCCGACAAACTGGTTTCGGTGTTGCAGCAAGCGGGGGGTGAGCATCCGGGGTATCGCCGTAACCATGCCAAAGGGATCTGCGTGATTGGCACCTTTGCCTCCAACGGCAACGCCAGCGCGTTATCACGCGCTGCCCTTTTCGCGCCGGGTGATACCCCGGTAACCGGGCGTTTCGCCATCGCAGGGGGGAATCCATCCGCGCCGGATTACGCGGTGCCGGTGCGCAGCATGGCGCTGGCGTTTCAGCAAAAAGATGGTGAGCAATGGCGCACCGGGATGAATGCCATGCCGCTGTTTCCGGTGGCGACGCCGGAAGGATTCTATGCGCTGCAAACCGCGACGCTGCCCGACCCGGCGACCGGCAAGCCGGATCCACAAAAGTTAGGAGCCTTCGTCGAAAAATATCCTGAATTCAAAGCATTTCTCGCCTGGGCGAAACAATACGTTCCGTCGTCCAGTTGGGCCAGCGATCGTTTCAATAGTCTGAATGCGTTCCGGTTCATTGATAAAACGGGCGCTGCGCATCTGGTGCGCTGGAGTATGGTGCCTCATGCCGCTTATCAGGCGATTAGCGCGGCGGATAAAAATAACAAAGATTTTCTTCAGCAGGACCTGCAACAACGCCTGAACCAGGGGCCACTGGAATGGGACCTGGTGATCACCGTGGCGCAACCGGGTGATGATGGCAGCAATGCAACAAAAGTCTGGCCTGCCGATCGCCAAACCATCAATGCCGGAACCCTGGTGTTAACCCGCGCGGTGCCGCAGCAGCAGGGGCCGTGCAACGACATCAATTACGATCCGCTGATCCTGCCTGATGGGATTGCTGCCTCCGATGATCCGTTGCTCAATGCGCGCTCAGCAGCCTATGCCAAATCCTATAACCTGCGTACACATGAACAGGCGCAACAAACGGGGACGCACTTATGA